A DNA window from Brassica napus cultivar Da-Ae chromosome C1, Da-Ae, whole genome shotgun sequence contains the following coding sequences:
- the LOC106376061 gene encoding calcium-transporting ATPase 8, plasma membrane-type-like, giving the protein MQSPRRRSVDLEAGFAGDEGVTQEMAVFHDGGVVTESRNPFRRFRSAVLAITATRRFKIVLDSKKDSEREEVCGSHDHQATTRAAARLLYQSEEPVQVVGIEIPDEFGGIKLEEFVSSISRDDGLRVLKLCDGVTGLSRLLLTDLEKGICGSHEDIQRRRDIFGSNTYPLKKEGNFCMFLGEASRGFTLIVLVFAAMASLLLQIKTKTINHGWYEEAGIIITVILVIFVTAISNYNQSLQFEKVNDEKRKICIEVTRDGRRVKVSIYDIVVGDIIPLKSGDQVPADGVLVSGYSLQIGEYETMGTNKTVNKDTDIDPILISGSIVEDGIGTMLVTRVGMNTQWRMPMASIPLYTGRQTPLQVYLNRVVTAFSLISISVALVVFLIESCLYFMGRTKNKNGSPFVAGKTTLDEEIDMVIKFVILGVTIVVAAVPEGLPLAVTLNIAYMSRKLGGEKALVQKLSACEAMGSATTIVCHKTGTLTLNQMEVVDVCAGGVRPQNLDTMSELSPLQISLIAEGIALNTNGSVYHPEGGSEDSEPEVFGSATERAILNFGVKLGMNFDEIKSKSTIFRVSPFNSSRKRRGVAVQLHDSQVRVHWKGAAKAILAFCEGYMARDNIASMDQEKISQFENIIDDMCNEGLRCAALAYRNYPEGDIHRNEAFTNIPESNLVLLAIIGIKDSCRPGIGDSIEQCRNAGIKVCMVTGDDLLTAKAIAMECGILTATSDINTTILASNFSSMSDAEREEIAENILVMGRSSPEENHLLLKELRKKGHVVAATGKGIRDAPSLRQADISLAMGIGGTAIAKECSDIIVLDDNFASILTVIQWGRSLYTNIQRFVQFRLTVSASALIICVVVAIHSHEIPLNVAQLLWVNLLIDTFGALALASEPPIDNLMRRSPVRKGAPFITKLMWAKFVLQVAYQVTALLLLNFRGESILKLENKSVDHAYKVKNTLVFNSFVFCQVFNEFECRTLDQTNMFSGILKNHLFLGTIIITVILQVIVIECLGIFISTVRLDWKQWLISIGIGFFSQVAGRFPFQAFPYLRN; this is encoded by the exons ATGCAATCACCTCGACGCCGCTCTGTTGATTTGGAAGCTGGCTTTGCCGGCGATGAAGGCGTGACACAGGAAATGGCGGTGTTTCACGACGGCGGCGTTGTTACTGAGTCCCGGAACCCCTTTCGACGCTTTAGA AGTGCTGTGCTTGCGATTACTGCAACAAGGCGTTTTAAGATTGTGTTGGATTCTAAAAAGGATTCTGAGAGAGAAGAAGTCTGCGGATCTCATGATCATCAAGCTACTACAAGG GCTGCTGCACGGCTTCTATATCAGTCAGAAGAACCAGTACAAG TTGTTGGAATTGAAATCCCAGATGAGTTTGGTGGCATCAAACTGGAGGAATTTGTTTCTTCCATCTCTCGTGATGATGGTCTACGTGTTCTGAAGCTTTGTGATGGG GTTACAGGATTATCACGTCTGTTGCTCACTGATCTAGAGAAGGGTATCTGTGGTAGTCATGAAGACATACAGAGACGAAGGGACATATTTGGATCTAACACTTATCCTTTGAAGAAAGAAGGCAACTTTTGT ATGTTTCTCGGGGAAGCAAGCCGAGGTTTTACTTTGATTGTATTGGTGTTTGCGGCAATGGCTTCTCTGCTGCTGCAAATAAAAACTAAG ACTATCAATCATGGATGGTATGAAGAAGCTGGCATCATAATTACAGTGATCCTTGTCatctttgtgacag CTATCAGTAATTACAACCAGTCTCTTCAGTTTGAAAAGGTGAATGATGAGAAGAGAAAAATATGTATCGAG GTTACTAGAGATGGAAGACGGGTCAAAGTTTCGATCTATGATATAGTTGTTGGCGATATTATACCTCTTAAAAGTGGTGACCAG GTGCCTGCAGATGGTGTCTTAGTTTCTGGGTATTCACTTCAGATAGGCGAATATGAAACCATGGGAACTAACAAAACG GTTAACAAAGATACAGATATAGATCCAATTCTAATATCCGGATCTATAGTGGAAGATGGCATCGGTACCATGCTG GTTACTCGTGTCGGGATGAACACCCAGTGGAGGATGCCGATGGCTTCTATTCCACTATATACTGGTAGACAGACACCGTTGCAG GTGTATCTGAACCGAGTTGTAACTGCATTTAGCCTAATCAGTATCTCGGTTGCTTTGGTTGTTTTTCTTATCGAGTCATGCCT ATACTTCATGGGAcgaaccaaaaataaaaatggtagTCCGTTTGTTGCTGGGAAAACTACGTTAGATGAAGAAATAGACATGGTGATTAAGTTTGTAATTTTGGGG GTTACCATTGTAGTGGCGGCAGTGCCTGAAGGATTGCCATTAGCTGTTACCTTGAA CATTGCCTATATGTCGAGAAAACTTGGAGGAGAGAAAGCTTTG GTGCAAAAGCTCTCTGCCTGTGAAGCGATGGGGTCTGCAACAACGATTGTATGCCACAAGACCGGGACTTTAACCTTAAATCAG ATGGAGGTTGTTGATGTTTGTGCCGGAGGAGTACGACCGCAGAATTTGGATACTATGTCAGAGTTGTCTCCCCTTCAAATCTCGTTGATCGCCGAAGGAATTGCCCTGAACACGAATGGGAGTGTATATCATCCTGAG GGAGGGTCTGAAGACTCTGAACCAGAGGTCTTTGGATCAGCAACAGAACGTGCCATTCTTAATTTCGGTGTCAAG TTAGGAATgaattttgatgaaataaaGTCAAAATCAACAATTTTTCGCGTTTCACCTTTCAATTCAAGCAGAAAACGTAGAGGTGTTGCAGTCCAATTG CATGATTCTCAAGTCCGTGTTCATTGGAAAGGTGCTGCCAAGGCTATTCTAGCTTTTTGCGAGGGGTATATGGCCAGAGACAACATAGCATCTATGGACCAAGAAAAG ATATCTCAATTTGAAAATATCATTGATGATATGTGCAACGAAGGATTGCGCTGTGCTGCCCTTGCCTACCGAAATTATCCTGAAGGAGATATTCATAGGAACGAAGCATTCACAAATATACCTGAAAGCAACCTTGTTTTGTTGGCTATCATTGGTATAAAG GATTCTTGCCGACCAGGCATAGGAGATTCAATCGAACAATGTCGTAATGCTGGAATAAAG GTGTGCATGGTGACAGGCGACGACCTTCTGACTGCCAAAGCAATAGCGATGGAGTGCGGGATACTGACAGCAACATCAGATATAAATACAACAATCTTAGCAAGCAACTTTTCTTCGATGTCAGATGCAGAAAGAGAAGAAATTGCTGAAAATATTCTA GTGATGGGTCGATCTTCTCCTGAAGAAAACCACCTTCTACTTAAAGAACTGAGAAAGAAGGGACACGTGGTTGCAGCAACTGGAAAGGGAATCCGCGATGCTCCGAGCTTGCGCCAG GCGGATATCAGTCTTGCAATGGGCATTGGAGGGACTGCAATTGCTAAAGAATGCTCTGATATCATTGTGTTGGATGACAATTTTGCTTCGATTCTCACG GTCATCCAATGGGGACGATCTTTATACACAAATATTCAAAGATTTGTTCAGTTCCGGCTAACAGTCAGCGCATCAGCTCTAATTATATGTGTTGTTGTGGCGATTCATTCTCATGAAATTCCGCTAAATGTTGCCCAG CTTCTATGGGTCAATCTTCTCATTGATACTTTTGGAGCGTTGGCCTTGGCATCAGAACCACCTATTGACAACTTAATGCGACGGTCGCCAGTTCGTAAAGG AGCACCCTTTATAACCAAACTCATGTGGGCGAAGTTTGTCTTACAG GTTGCTTACCAAGTGACTGCATTGCTTCTTCTAAACTTTCGTGGAGAGAGTATACTGAAACTGGAGAACAAAAGTGTAGATCATGCTTACAAAGTCAAGAACACACTTGTTTTCAATTCCTTTGTCTTCTGCCAA GTGTTTAACGAGTTTGAATGTCGGACTCTTGACCAAACAAATATGTTCAGTGGAATCTTGAAAAACCATTTGTTCCTTGGAACAATTATTATAACTGTTATACTTCAG GTAATCGTGATAGAATGCCTTGGCATTTTCATTTCCACAGTCAGGCTTGACTGGAAGCAGTGGCTGATCTCCATTGGAATCGGATTTTTCAG TCAAGTGGCTGGTCGCTTTCCTTTCCAAGCTTTTCCTTATCTCCGGAACTAA